A stretch of DNA from Salvelinus sp. IW2-2015 linkage group LG20, ASM291031v2, whole genome shotgun sequence:
gatgggggaaaaaaacatgactgtaaagaattcataacaacaacaaaggacaaaGRACaaactttcaaacgaaaggaaacttcttggcagggaaaaaacatttgaataggtgtcataaccagccataaaataatgcaatatataccacaacaggtgtaaatatatgggttaTGACAGTGTTAAGASCATGTTATGTCAGGTGTTATGACATATTACGatatggttatgaccgtgtcataacgctgggtgtcaagtaaagtaaagtaatacGAAACAAAACATAATGTACATGGGCAGCTCAACTGAATCCAACATATACAACTGTATAGGCTACATGCATTTTCCGGTGggcaaatacataaaaaaaaaaaaagaattgtacctttatttaactaggcacctcagttaagaacaaattcttattttcaatgactgccttgttcaggggcagaatgacatatttttaccttgtcagctcggggattcgatcttgcaaccgttcggttgctagtccaatgcgctaacccctaggctacctgccgcccaaattGCAGKGGTTTATACTCTAAAGTCTAAACTTTAGAAGTTtagagtacagtactgtaaaatacCTGGTAAAGTACCTTTAGGCTATATGTCTCCAGTTTTCTGAATAAGTCACTTATGCGTGGGCAGTGGTTTAACAGTTGCTGAATAAACATATTGTAACGGCAGGTTTAACTGAATCCagccttcataaacactacataaatgtgttacaaatcatctataaccgtatgtcatgctttataaaggcttcacaaatgtggcataactgtttGACATAACccccaatgtcaaatgtgacataacccattatgtcaaatatgacataaaactgtgctttataaagggtggcagAAGCACCGCTTAATAAAGGCCATTTAAAAATRTTTGCCTACTTCAGTTTTTGACCCAAATAccgttttgtttttccaggtttcggatttcccccatttttttcttctggtttatCCCattttgtttacacttttttcaWatagaaaaacaaaaaaaatattttctgtgttcacaacaatggttaaaccacatcaggggatGACTTTTGAGGTCTATGAAGAATCTaagaaatgtagattttttttgtgtagTTGCCCGTTATTTCAGTGAGCATGCCCTGCACTGTTTGGTGAGCAGATTTTATGTAGTGCAGTAAGCACATACaccactgttcaaaagtttggggtcatttagaaatgtccttgtttatgaaagaaatCTAWCATTTttggttcattaaaataacatcagattgatcagaaatacagtgtagacatttttaatgttgtaaatgactattgtagctggaaatggcagataaaaaaaaaatggaatatctacataggcgtacagaggcccattattgttagttaatccaagtgtatcattttaaaaggctaattcatcattagaaaacccttttgcaattatgttagcacagctKaaaactgttgttctgattaaagaagtaataaaactgtccttctttagactagttgaatatctggagcatcagcattggtgggttcgattacaggctcaaaatggccagaaacaaagatctttcttctgaaactcgtcagtctattcttcttctgagaaatgaaggctattccatacgataaattgccaagaaactgaagatctcgtacaacgctgtgtactactcccttcacagaacaaaaatgtgattttaagtTGTGAAGGCCAAGTTTGATGTGTTGGTCCACCAGACCTTCTGCGCATTTGGGCAGAAGTGTCTGAAGTTAGGAgtaatgtgactaacatgacatCACTTTAGAGCCTTATGCCATGcttcagcacaacatgtcaccctttataaagcacatgtttatatcacattcgacatagtgggttatgtcgcAGTTGACATTGGGGATTATGTCACATAGTTAGGCCACATTTATGAACCATGACATACAGTTAAAGATACTTTgcaacacatttatgtagtgcttatgaaggcatCATGAAGCGTTTATRATTTGAACATCATTTAAAGCGGGACCAAGTATTGTATATGACATTTGAcattatgtgtgtctgatggatTGTATCCATTTCTGTTTCCCTTCATTGACATCGGTAGTTTTAGTTCTCTTCCACAACAGGCAGGATTTCTCAGTGGTGATAGGGCATAGAGTTCCATGTGCGATACCACGACCTGAAACGTAAACATAACAGATCCATCGCTCATCTGTACAATGCCATGTTGCCATTACAGCATTAGAATAATCTTCTGGGtgtctctcaaatggcaccctattccctatgtattgcactacttttgaccaggccatagggctctagtcaaaggtAGTGGACTATATACTGTGGGTAATGGGGTGTAATCTGTTCAGATGTGCTTGGCTGTGGTGAGGGGTGAGTCTCTTACCCTGGTGAGCTGAAGGATTGGTTGACCTGGGAGGTCAAAGCAGTGGAGCCAGACGAGAAGGTGCCGAGCGAAGGCCCATGACTAGGACTATTAGGAGAGGGACTCGATGACACTAGAGCACAAATGAATAAACTCAATttaacatgcacacactcacttcACGAGAAAGCTTGAGACTTCATACAGTGAGTTTCATATGGATGAAGGTTTTATAGGTTAGATTTCTCAGACAGTGTGGATTTCCCACAAATGTCTTCATGCCCTTCACTTTTACAGGTCTTAAGTACTACAGACTACAGTGGGGTTCAAAATGACTGAaatccttgataaagatgagcaataatgactgtataaaatgaatgattcaaatactgagctatattgtatgctgaaacacatttatactaatacaattgctcagagaaagagattttgtttaacaagttatCCAAAAAAATCTTTCAACGGTCAGGATAAacattattgacacccctaatgAGTCTtgtaaataaagtagtcaaaagttcagTGTTTGGTCTCATATTTCTAGGACRCAATGActtcatcaagcttgtgactctaaaaACTTGTTGGATTCATTTTCAGctagttttggttgtgtttcagattattttgtacccaataaatatgaatggtaaataatgtattatgtcattttggagtcacttttattgtaaataagaatatgataGGTTTCTAAACACttatacattaatgtggatgctaccatgattatggataatcctaaATGAATCGTTAATAAtggtgagtgagaaagttagtcAAAGATCATAACCCCaacacatgctaacctcccctgtcatTGGTAACAGTGAGaatttagcatgtcttgggggtatgatctttgaccctctaactttctcacttgatgtagtcattgtgttctAGCAATatgggtgtcacgacttccgccgaagtcggtccctctccttgttcgggcggcgttcggcggtcgaYgtcaccgaccttctagccatcgccgatccacttttcattttccattgattttgtcttgtcttccatcacacctgKttccaattccatcaattacatgttgtgtatttaaccctctgttcccccccatgtccttgtccgtaattgtttgTTGTAGTGCTTGTGTACGTTATGCTGGTGTGTACTGGGTTTTGTTGACCCGTTTATTGTATTGATTCTGTTTACGGTGGTTTATGGTTATTAAACtcaaccgttgtaaatcagtttccgCTCTCATGCGCCTGACTTCTCTCCTGCCAGTAGCATCGCATTACAATGGGACCAAACACTACATTTTGTCATAAATTAAAGTAGTCAAATTTTTWGTGGTGTCAATAATTtggacccctacctttttgagagagAAAATATTACTTGTTACAGAAAATAtcattctctgagcaattgtattagtataaaataatataatcttttcattttttggagcatacaatataacctttcaattatttatttgatacagtcgttattgctcatctttatcaagggtgtcaaccattttggaccccactgtatatgaagtaGTCTTAAATACAGATTATATGAAGTGCATATGGTGACACTTGCCTCCTCCTGAAGCAAGAGGGCTGTATGATCTGGACGTGGAGGCCTGAAACAGGGTGTTACATGAAGGCTAGTGGGRAAAAAATAAGACAATgtactgaaaatgttgtagtgcACATAATGCATTACTATTACACTACTCTTGTATTACACAAATCTTATCATATACCAGTGAAGAGCGAAAgcccctaaaaagcaacttctcgttttgaaaacggcctatgtgcTATCGATaggagtcagaaacatttattctagtgtcaaaattgactacaaagtgtaaatattaTAATGTTGGTCATCaagtcagtctcatccaaaacTGAAATTTGCGAGATTATAGGGAAAAAAGGTATGTCAYGGAATGAAGGGTACCTTCAATCCTGCCCATATGCCCACAGCTGRaagcacccaagtaatcatccATTTGGAGTGCAGCTGCACGTGACCCAATCATAATGCCCATGATATACCTATGGGTCTtgttagggaccatcagtaaattacacaatgtacatgagACAATATTTTAAAWGGTCAACAGCTctaaatttcaatgacttaaaaacctcaaaccaactataaactgtagaaattcatataaaaatattgaaagcatttacaATGTGTAATTTATCGACGGCCCCGAACTAAAATCAACTTTGCCACAGTGGCACACCAGCTGCctgaagctaattggcgaaaGCAATAGCTTGCCTGGGCAACTTCTTAATGACCAAGGCGAAAAATGTGGCCAAATCAGAAagttcagcccccccccccttaaaaatatATAGGCTTTCAAATTGACTTGAAAATATAGAGCTACTGTACATATTCAGAGCTGGCCACTTTACTATCAggaaaaaaacatacaacatttccCCAAAACAKTATCACCAAGAGATTTAAGGCTAACCATTCTGGGGTTGAAGTTATGTGATTTCATGGGTGAGGTGGACACAGGGCAGTAGATCCTCTTTTCCTTCTGTCTACGGTTACAGAACCACACCCGCACCACCTCCTTCTCCATAGACAGCTGCTCTGAGATCAGCGTGATCTCCTCCGAGTTAGGCTTGGGGTTCTGARTAGAAACGTGRKTATAATGGTATTACTGTAGARGCTATTAGCATTCATGAACCTTTATAATGMCTTATAATATGGCATATAATATGTAGCTGCTCTGATATAATTGTGATCTTCTCTGAGTTGGGTTTCGGGTTCTGAAAAGAAACCGGTAGCTAACTGTAAAGCCTGCAGGTACAATGCTTATGACTTATTATAAGCATGCATGAGCTTCTATAAWGTCTTATAATAAGCCATATCATRTGTATCAACATTGCAACTAACTCAAAATGGCTGCTATGTAGTCACTCAAGTGCCACAACAATGTGCATGAAGGTGGATTGTTTTTCTCCCTGCATGAAGTGTTTTTAAATACAAATTATATCAACAGTTCCTAAATTATGTATTTATGGTTGGAAGTGCAGGGGACAATATTAGGGGATAGACAGAGTTAACTCACGACAAGAAAGCGTTTCTCCAGGGTGAACTTGATGTTGGTTTCAATGCTTGTTCTCTTTTTCCTTTTCCTTCCATAGCCTTCCATCAGGGGGGRTAGAGAGGCYACGTTGGCCATAGAGTCAGAGGGAGAATTCTCTGATGTGGAAAGAGATAGTGAACATGACTTAMAATAAATATCCCCTCGACATAGAAATCAACGGTACACGTGTGTAAAGACATCAGCAAAATATAATGTTATACACTATAGTACCTGCGTCRCTCAGCCACTTCTCCAGTAGCGGCTTCAACTTGCACATATTTTTGAAGCTCAGGTTGAGTGCCTCGAAGCGGGAGATGGTAGTCTGACTGAAGTCATTCCCATACAGTTTCCCCATATCCAGGCCTACATCaccctagaacacacacacaggatatatTTGAATCTGATTATGGCAAACTTTCAAATAATAATGTTATCTCTTTTAAGTATTTTGACGACAGAAAACATGTCACTTCACTACTGTCTTTGAACTGTGTGTGTTACAACAGTAAGGTTATTTCAAAGTGAGCAAGTACACCAAGTACAGAAGTTAGGTGGCATAACAATAATCAGAGCGAGGCAGTAGCTTCAAATCCCAGGGCTGACAGGAACATTTTACTTTGccttgacttatgccatgtttatatgatatctgagtgagagtgactaacaaaaagaGTTCAGGGCCCATTGGCACATGCCTTGCATTCCCGGTCAgtaattcagccatgattactacaataTTTAGATAattggctagactaacttacctagAAATCTATAAAATGTTAGCTGACGTGGGCTtactgagtgactgtcagtgactgacataacaagaggaaaacRTTTGATGCACCATCAAATTTYGAAATTGMACGTTGTGTATTCTACAATACTAACTAACAATAAGTTGAGACCCCCACTGACTTCCTAAAAATAAAACCACATTTTAttgaatttttggggggtttggctGTGGGGCCCTAAGAGGCTGCTTATTTYGYTTATGCCTAGAAACGGCACTGCCGGTATGTGAGGTGTCCGGGGGTTAGGGAAAAAACAAGAcagcaaaaatacaaataaagctATATTGTATTTTGAGCCGGTGGTCCTCAATCTGTACCTGGGTGAAGCCCAGTTTGATGCGTCTCTGTTTGAAGGCCTTGGCAAACTGTTCCAGCTCCTCTAGGTCGCTGGGATCGTCCTGCTGGGAGGCCCCGATGTGTTTGGGGACCTGCAGGTGGGACATGTCCACGTGTCCTTCCATGGACGACGACGTCAGGCCCGACCGACTCATGRCCTTTAAGGAGGAGAAAAATKGTTAAATGGATGATAGAAAGTGTTGTKTTCAGCCATGTGAAAATTAGAGCAGTGTTAGAAACCTTGTWCATATGGAAATGGAACATGTTTCTGTATTATGCAAATGTTCTCTTCATATTTCCTCAttaatatactgagtgtacaaaacattaagaaYatctgctctttccatgacatagactgaccaggtgaatccaggtgaatgctataatcccttattgatgtaaccttttaattccacttcaatcagtgtagatgaaggggaKGAGWcaggttaaagaaggatttttaatgcttgagacaattgagacatggattgtgtatgtgtgccattcagagggaatgggcaagacacagtatttaagtaggtgccaggcacactggtttgattgtgtcaagaactgcaacgctgctMGgtgtttcacactcaacagtttcccgtgtgtatcaagaaaggtacaccacccaaagtacatccagccaacttgacaccactgtgggaagcattggagtcaacatgggccagcatccctgtggaacgctttcgacaccttgtagagtccatgccttgacgaattgaggctgttctgaggggaaaaggggtgcccgctcattaggcaggattaggtgtCCGCCTATGGCGGCAAATTGACGAGggcggcattttctgagctaaacttagcaagacgcacctccaacaacacataaaacctcacataggCCTAATTCGGCCCCTAAACAATTACAATTTCTCTCAAGCAATGGCATAAGGGCTTTTTAGCTGCCatgtgataagcagtgcccactttgtcaaaggcagtgcgcaaaatatttagcttgtccattcccagctcacctctccagggtgctgttggagagatgcaTCGCTTCGGCGCTCCACCAACGATCCGTCAAAAAAAGAATGtaccataaatcatgtagcaYGtataggatatggtagaaagaatatgtggccttttctgtagcctacaggctRgagataaaatgtatgacaatgtaatgagactgACACTTtgtacatcatgcaggtttctccgatCGGATAGCCTAAACTAAATGGCACCCAATCAAATGAAAAAGGCACTGTcgtgttaacaaacaacatatccaaaaaccaggacaggtcaaagtaaaatggaaaaTATGTAATGGACATTCACAAGTGTTGTACAGGACTTTCGCATCATTGTCATGATTAGTGCTTTCAAGTTTGTATCTGtacatttttgacaagctgatcatttcgaaaaaataaaatatttatgcatttcccgctgtgtgaacacattgcaaatagtcaCATccattagtcacaggaatcaggactaataaagcgaATGCAATGacctgttttacaaatggtgggcCTATCACATGGAAGGGCACATATAAAATTCCATTGCAGCCAGACCGGAcgtctttttttttgtgttttacaaaacctgcggactccttcaccgcagccaagtGAGccaagtgagtaaaacatttaaacgtattaaccctcgcaaggctgccggcacagacggcatccctagccgcgtcctcagagcatgcgcagacccctatccctatcccagtctgctgttcccacatgcttcaagagggccaccattgttcctgttcccaaaaaatctaaggtaactgagctaaacgactatcaccccgtagcactcacttccgtcatcatgaagtgctttgagagactagttaaggatcatatcacctccaccctacctgacaccctaggcccactccaatttgcttaccgccccaataggtccacagacaacgcaatcgcaatcacactgcacactgccctaacccatctgaataagaggaatacctatgtaaaaatgctgttcatcgattacagctcagcatttaacaccttAGTACCCTCCAAAAtgatcattaagctcgagaccctgggtctcgaccccgccctgtgcaactgggtcctggactttctgacgggcagcccccaggtggtgagggtaggaaacaacatctccaccccgctgatcctcaacactggggccccacaaggatg
This window harbors:
- the LOC111980345 gene encoding POU domain, class 2, transcription factor 3-like isoform X2, which encodes MVWNTQRLNMNKQIKTEDLNDSLHAVSSHKTCHRTQGSPIPGVQAGQLSVELPSLHTMPQLVLMSGSHHLSPPSSFLLSQTQHTGHQALLQQNLHSFPTQSQSGVLQHQPGLALTPQXMSRSGLTSSSMEGHVDMSHLQVPKHIGASQQDDPSDLEELEQFAKAFKQRRIKLGFTQGDVGLDMGKLYGNDFSQTTISRFEALNLSFKNMCKLKPLLEKWLSDAENSPSDSMANVASLXPLMEGYGRKRKKRTSIETNIKFTLEKRFLVNPKPNSEEITLISEQLSMEKEVVRVWFCNRRQKEKRIYCPVSTSPMKSHNFNPRMPSCNTLFQASTSRSYSPLASGGVSSSPSPNSPSHGPSLGTFSSGSTALTSQVNQSFSSPGSWYRTWNSMPYHH
- the LOC111980345 gene encoding POU domain, class 2, transcription factor 3L-like isoform X1; the protein is MSTDGVEHSEAQHEQADIEQRQIKTEDLNDSLHAVSSHKTCHRTQGSPIPGVQAGQLSVELPSLHTMPQLVLMSGSHHLSPPSSFLLSQTQHTGHQALLQQNLHSFPTQSQSGVLQHQPGLALTPQXMSRSGLTSSSMEGHVDMSHLQVPKHIGASQQDDPSDLEELEQFAKAFKQRRIKLGFTQGDVGLDMGKLYGNDFSQTTISRFEALNLSFKNMCKLKPLLEKWLSDAENSPSDSMANVASLXPLMEGYGRKRKKRTSIETNIKFTLEKRFLVNPKPNSEEITLISEQLSMEKEVVRVWFCNRRQKEKRIYCPVSTSPMKSHNFNPRMPSCNTLFQASTSRSYSPLASGGVSSSPSPNSPSHGPSLGTFSSGSTALTSQVNQSFSSPGSWYRTWNSMPYHH